From the Roseibium salinum genome, one window contains:
- a CDS encoding flagellin, whose product MADLTLSSAVRANLNTLQSTAEMMSSVQNKLATGKKVNSALDNPNSFFTASGLTSRANDLSNLLDDMGQSVQTLKSADQGISSITKLVESAKAKANQALQTQSQYERKQFASQYNELLTQIEDLAKDAGYKGKNLLAGDGNDLTTIFNEDSTSKLKIDAVDYTDTSLSTGLNLSDLAEGQGSATSFQLQGGKVTLSLTDGTSALNSSSTLSESNSISATTTLQFVDNTATTPAALSGTSITAGATVQDLVDGLNSVAGVRAEFDDASGELTIYSDEDIYLNDTGATVGAVLTIDGDNAEVDAAAFTATSQLLSDSGSFAVGDTLTLTDGNGYELGSLEVESDTSVDDLENFINDFKGVTAEFNTSSGKLNITSETDLALTSDNADFASSGFVADTDGVTLSALSDSGFASDNSINRVVDRLNTALSSLRTQASEFGTNLSIVENRQDFTKKMINTLEEGAGKLTLADTNEEGANLLALQTRQSLASTSLSFAAQADQNVLRLF is encoded by the coding sequence ATGGCTGACCTTACGCTGTCCAGCGCGGTTCGTGCGAACCTCAACACCCTCCAGTCCACCGCTGAAATGATGTCCAGTGTCCAGAACAAACTGGCCACCGGCAAGAAGGTGAACTCGGCACTGGACAATCCGAACAGCTTTTTCACCGCCTCCGGCCTGACATCTCGTGCAAACGACCTGTCCAATCTGCTGGACGACATGGGCCAGTCGGTCCAGACGCTGAAGTCTGCAGACCAGGGCATTTCCAGCATCACCAAGCTGGTCGAGTCCGCAAAGGCGAAAGCCAACCAGGCACTGCAGACCCAGAGCCAGTATGAGCGCAAGCAGTTTGCCAGCCAGTACAACGAACTGCTGACGCAGATCGAAGACCTGGCTAAAGACGCCGGCTACAAGGGCAAGAACCTGCTTGCAGGCGACGGCAACGACCTGACGACCATCTTCAACGAAGATTCAACGTCCAAGCTGAAGATCGATGCGGTCGACTACACCGACACGTCCCTCTCGACCGGTCTAAACCTGTCCGATCTGGCAGAAGGCCAGGGCAGCGCCACCTCGTTCCAGTTGCAGGGTGGCAAGGTCACGCTGTCGCTGACCGATGGCACATCCGCGCTGAACTCCAGCTCCACTCTGTCCGAATCGAATTCGATTTCTGCCACGACAACTCTTCAGTTCGTTGACAACACAGCCACGACACCTGCCGCGCTCTCCGGCACCTCGATCACCGCAGGCGCGACCGTTCAGGATCTGGTCGACGGTCTCAACAGCGTTGCCGGGGTTCGTGCCGAGTTTGACGATGCTTCTGGCGAGCTGACCATCTACAGCGATGAGGATATCTACCTCAACGATACCGGAGCTACGGTCGGCGCCGTTCTCACCATCGACGGCGACAACGCGGAAGTCGATGCGGCAGCGTTTACCGCAACAAGCCAGCTGCTGTCCGACAGCGGCTCCTTCGCTGTCGGTGACACGTTGACCCTGACAGACGGCAACGGCTATGAGCTCGGTTCGCTCGAAGTCGAAAGTGACACAAGCGTTGACGACCTTGAAAACTTCATCAATGACTTCAAGGGTGTCACGGCCGAATTCAACACAAGCTCCGGCAAGTTGAACATTACGTCGGAGACCGATCTTGCGCTGACCAGCGACAATGCTGATTTTGCGAGTTCGGGATTCGTCGCCGACACTGACGGCGTAACGCTCTCGGCCTTGTCCGACAGTGGCTTTGCTTCCGACAATTCCATCAATCGGGTCGTAGATCGACTGAACACCGCTCTGTCTTCGCTCAGAACACAGGCTTCGGAGTTCGGTACCAATCTTTCTATCGTTGAAAACCGTCAGGATTTCACCAAGAAGATGATCAACACGCTGGAAGAAGGTGCCGGCAAGCTGACCCTGGCTGATACCAACGAGGAAGGTGCAAACCTTCTGGCCCTGCAGACCCGCCAGAGCCTGGCGTCCACCTCCCTGTCCTTCGCGGCACAGGCGGACCAGAACGTTCTGCGACTCTTCTAA
- a CDS encoding rod-binding protein — MLQSATPANAQPNPMDALRGVDRTNKTAVREAAEEFEAVFLNTMLQNMFTGLDDGGTWGAGTGSDAWQSLLIDEYAKTIAQTGGIGLADNVERELLALQEGAR, encoded by the coding sequence ATGCTGCAATCGGCTACACCGGCAAACGCCCAGCCCAATCCGATGGATGCGCTCCGGGGCGTCGACCGGACCAACAAGACCGCGGTTCGCGAGGCTGCGGAAGAATTCGAAGCCGTGTTCCTCAACACCATGCTCCAAAACATGTTTACCGGTCTCGATGACGGTGGCACATGGGGCGCCGGAACCGGGTCGGACGCATGGCAGAGCCTGCTGATCGACGAATATGCGAAGACCATCGCCCAAACCGGCGGCATCGGCCTCGCAGACAATGTTGAACGTGAACTGCTTGCATTGCAGGAAGGGGCCAGATGA
- a CDS encoding flagellar basal body P-ring protein FlgI has product MCRDGGNCPLPADAASRIKDIADFEGIRENQLIGYGLVVGLNGSGDSLNNSPFTQQSLQAMLERLGVNTRNVELNTNTVAAVMVTANLPAFATQGTRIDVNVSALGDAESLQGGTLLVTPLVGADGEVYAIAQGSVAIGGFSAQAEAASVVRGVPTAGRISNGGLVERELEFKLASLTTLRLALRNPDLTTARRIALSINELIGLPTAEPLDPSTVRLDLPRHYDGNIVDLLTDIEQLIVEPDLPARIVIDENSGIIVMGQDVKVSMVAVAQGNLTVTIAETPQVSQPLPFSDGETEVVPRSEVTVNDDENRKLAIVPQTITLKQLVDGLNALGIGPRDMISILQAIKASGALQAEIEVL; this is encoded by the coding sequence CTGTGCCGTGACGGCGGGAATTGTCCTCTCCCCGCTGATGCAGCGTCGCGGATCAAGGACATTGCCGACTTCGAGGGTATCCGGGAAAACCAGCTCATCGGCTACGGTCTGGTGGTCGGCCTGAACGGATCGGGCGATTCACTCAACAACTCGCCCTTCACCCAGCAGAGCCTTCAGGCGATGCTGGAACGCCTCGGTGTGAACACCCGCAACGTGGAGCTGAACACCAACACGGTCGCCGCCGTCATGGTGACGGCCAACCTGCCGGCATTTGCCACGCAGGGCACCCGCATCGACGTGAATGTCAGCGCCCTCGGCGACGCGGAGTCCCTGCAGGGCGGCACGCTTCTGGTCACGCCGCTGGTCGGTGCGGACGGCGAGGTCTATGCCATCGCTCAAGGGTCGGTCGCCATCGGCGGTTTTTCCGCGCAGGCGGAAGCGGCCTCCGTAGTGCGCGGCGTACCGACAGCCGGGCGCATCTCGAACGGCGGCCTTGTCGAGCGCGAACTGGAATTCAAGCTTGCCTCCCTGACCACCCTGCGCCTTGCCCTTCGCAATCCGGATCTCACCACGGCACGGCGAATTGCCCTGTCGATCAACGAACTGATCGGCCTGCCGACAGCCGAACCGCTTGACCCGTCCACCGTGCGCCTGGACCTGCCGCGGCACTATGACGGCAATATCGTCGATCTTCTGACGGATATCGAGCAGCTGATCGTCGAGCCGGACCTGCCTGCCCGCATCGTTATCGACGAGAACTCGGGCATCATCGTCATGGGGCAGGATGTGAAGGTCTCGATGGTCGCCGTGGCGCAAGGCAACCTGACCGTGACCATCGCGGAGACGCCGCAGGTCTCGCAGCCCCTTCCCTTCTCCGATGGCGAGACCGAGGTCGTGCCGCGCTCCGAAGTCACCGTCAACGACGACGAGAACCGGAAACTGGCTATCGTTCCGCAGACCATCACGCTGAAACAGCTGGTGGACGGCTTGAACGCCCTGGGCATTGGCCCGCGTGACATGATCTCAATCCTGCAGGCCATCAAGGCTTCCGGCGCCCTGCAAGCCGAAATCGAGGTGCTGTGA
- a CDS encoding flagellar protein FlgN — translation MTAQPNTNTFPFSLERPASRQEAEEFCSALSGTMEALLSVIEMETELVRAGKLKQAGELQPDKARLIHEYTRGMMTAKEHAVALGNLAPAATQSLRRQHGEFQPVLRINLAVLSTARDVAGSIVSAVAKVAGAKNATAPTTYGRNGSAPSGPQSARGIAVNRAL, via the coding sequence ATGACTGCTCAGCCAAACACGAATACCTTTCCGTTCTCGCTGGAGCGGCCGGCGAGCCGGCAGGAGGCCGAGGAATTCTGCTCCGCGCTTTCCGGCACGATGGAAGCGCTTTTGTCCGTGATTGAAATGGAAACCGAACTGGTGCGCGCGGGCAAGCTGAAGCAGGCCGGCGAATTGCAGCCGGACAAGGCCCGGCTGATCCATGAATATACGCGCGGCATGATGACGGCCAAGGAACACGCCGTCGCCCTTGGCAATCTGGCTCCGGCAGCGACCCAGTCCCTGCGCCGCCAGCATGGCGAATTCCAGCCGGTTCTGCGGATCAACCTGGCTGTGCTGTCCACCGCGCGCGACGTGGCCGGCAGCATCGTGTCGGCGGTGGCCAAGGTGGCGGGCGCCAAGAACGCAACCGCTCCTACCACTTACGGGCGAAACGGCTCTGCGCCCTCCGGCCCGCAATCCGCACGCGGGATCGCCGTCAACCGCGCCCTTTAA